From a single Paramisgurnus dabryanus chromosome 17, PD_genome_1.1, whole genome shotgun sequence genomic region:
- the rps6kl1 gene encoding ribosomal protein S6 kinase-like 1 gives MAVRDYLLDAAQQIRMALDREVNEDYEAAFSYYKNGVDLLMNGVQVDPNKERREAVKRKTTQYLKRAEEIFISYLQDNISKGSSHLGGYSSLRFRSIRHLSSPVENLAMCRVIGVIDKVLTVESVISRETFIVKSLAKSSWESRDRSTIIPQGVPFMVKLLKYYISEDSVFLHLEHVQGGRLFTRLHKVRIKAVTENPDCFNLNQHKIHLKNSFTLPNLSQKDDLKENSLDHQCLHSYSKVSQCLYAVRTQEPLASVGQRVTSLTQDNLPLPVHPCVIVDTRDPLDVTSDLLGNDVRIERMDSSIDLNGAWNDLEPDQNLKNFTVSGSVLGMDVAARITPASLFGEGAQVTLCSTVDVLPQRVRIVPNASHLPSQSQERSVHHTTPCENGHASQFVAELSVVNSPKQEGISLDITKMNLSYKSPESLLTQMGSDRDVVDGLSRNFSAESKRDGCGLPEEKVRLWGAQILLALESLHEQGIICQDLNPRNILLRDSGEACLTYFGQWTEVQTEICPTAVDQMYCAPEIGGVSKITEACDWWSFGAVLYELLSGLPVWRCHPSGIHPHTPLYIPDTLSTAAASLLTELLQFDACYRLGSGGGGVMDIKCHPFFNSVPWRRLSS, from the exons ATGGCAGTGAGAGATTATCTGTTAGACGCCGCTCAGCAGATCCGCATGGCTCTGGATAGAGAAGTTAATGAAGATTATGAAGCGGCGTTCAGCTACTATAAGAACGGAGTCGATCTGCTGATGAATGGAGTTCAAG TGGATCCCAACAAGGAGAGACGTGAGGCTGTGAAGCGCAAGACGACTCAATATCTGAAGAGAGCCGAGGAGATTTTCATCTCTTACCTACAGGACAACATCTCAAAGGGATCCAGTCACTTAGGA GGTTACAGCAGTTTAAGGTTCAGATCCATCAGACATCTGAGTTCACCGGTGGAGAATCTGGCCATGTGTAGAGTGATCGGTGTCATTGATAAA GTGCTGACAGTTGAAAGTGTGATAAGCAGAGAGACGTTCATCGTGAAG AGTTTAGCCAAGTCCAGCTGGGAGAGTCGTGACAGATCAACCATTATTCCTCAGGGTGTCCCGTTCATGGTGAAGTTACTCAAGTATTACATCAGTGAAGACTCAGTGTTTCTTCATCTAGAACATGTTCAAG GTGGAAGGCTCTTTACCAGACTGCATAAGGTCAGAATAAAAGCTGTCACAGAGAATCCAGACTGTTTTAATCTCAACCAACACAAGATTCATTTGAAGAACAGCTTCACGCTTCCTAACCTCAGCCAGAAGGATGACCTGAAGGAGAACAGCCTGgatcatcaatgtcttcattCCTACAGTAAAGTTTCTCAGTGTTTGTATGCGGTGAGGACACAAGAACCTCTCGCCTCTGTCGGTCAGCGTGTAACGTCTTTAACTCAGGATAACCTTCCTCTTCCCGTTCATCCCTGTGTGATCGTGGATACTCGGGATCCACTCGATGTCACTTCTGACCTTTTAGGAAACGACGTCCGCATCGAGCGGATGGACTCTAGCATAGATCTGAACGGAGCGTGGAATGATTTGGAACCGGATCAGAATCTGAAGAACTTCACAGTTTCAGGGTCTGTTTTGGGAATGGACGTGGCAGCTCGGATCACTCCGGCTTCTTTATTTGGTGAAGGCGCACAAGTGACGCTCTGTAGCACCGTAGATGTTCTTCCACAGAGAGTGAGGATCGTTCCCAACGCTTCCCATTTACCTTCACAAAGCCAAGAGCGATCCGTCCATCACACTACACCTTGTGAAAACGGACACGCTTCACAGTTTGTGGCTGAATTaagtgtcgttaattctccaAAGCAAGAAGGAATCTCTTTGGATATCACAAAGATGAACCTGTCATATAAATCACCAGAATCTCTTTTGACCCAGATGGGTTCTGATAGAGATGTCGTGGACGGTTTGAGCAGAAACTTCAGTGCCGAATCAAAGCGAGATGGATGTGGTCTTCCAGAAGAAAAGGTTCGATTGTGGGGAGCTCAGATTCTTTTGGCTTTGGAGAGCCTTCATGAACAGGGAATCATCTGTCAGGACCTGAACCCACGAAACATTCTCCTGCGTGACAGCG GTGAGGCGTGTCTGACATACTTTGGCCAGTGGACGGAGGTTCAGACTGAAATTTGCCCAACAGCAGTGGATCAGATGTACTGTGCCCCAG AAATTGGAGGCGTGTCTAAAATCACGGAGGCGTGTGATTGGTGGAGTTTTGGAGCCGTACTGTATGAACTTCTTAGTGGATTG ccTGTGTGGCGCTGTCATCCATCAGGTATTCATCCTCACACTCCTCTTTACATCCCTGACACCCTGAGCACTGCGGCTGCGTCTCTTCTCACTGAG TTGCTGCAGTTTGATGCGTGTTATCGTCTGGGCTCTGGAGGAGGAGGTGTAATGGACATTAAATGTCATCCGTTCTTTAACTCCGTCCCTTGGCGTAGACTCAGCAGTTAA
- the dlst gene encoding dihydrolipoyllysine-residue succinyltransferase component of 2-oxoglutarate dehydrogenase complex, mitochondrial: MLSRSRCLTRSLGRSISAIRQGNSVLARRATSGISASQCVTFRNSLTCETRSSVYQIRYFNTTPAHRNEVITVKTPAFAESVTEGDVRWEKAVGDTVSEDEVVCEIETDKTSVQVPSPAAGVIEELLVPDGGKVEGGTPLFRLKKGAGAGTTAAAPPPAAEPPVTTAAPPPPPPPAAAAAGPIPTTMPPVPPLPGQPIQSKPVSAIKPSAAPPSSALDTEAKAARSEHRVKMNRMRLRIAQRLKEAQNTCAMLTTFNEVDMSNITEMRKQYKDAFLKKHGVKLGFMSAFVKAAAYALSDQPAVNAVIDDTTKEIVYRDYVDISVAVATPKGLVVPVIRGVEGMNFTDIEKTINELGEKARKNELAVEDMDGGTFTISNGGVFGSMFGTPIINPPQSAILGMHGIFDRPVAINGKVEIRPMMYVALTYDHRLIDGREAVTFLRKIKSVVEDPRVLLLDM; this comes from the exons GGTAATAGTGTTCTCGCTAGACGGGCCACATCAG GTATATCAGCTAGTCAATGTGTCACCTTTAGGAACAGTCT GACATGTGAGACCAGGTCAAGTGTCTATCAGATTAGATACTTCAACACAACTCCAGCTCACA GGAATGAAGTAATAACGGTAAAAACTCCAGCGTTTGCCGAGTCTGTCACAGAGGGAGATGTGAGGTGGGAGAAGG CTGTTGGAGACACAGTCTCTGAGGATGAGGTTGTCTGTGAAATTGAAACTGATAAG ACATCGGTTCAGGTTCCCTCTCCTGCCGCAGGAGTCATCGAGGAGTTACTGGTTCCTGATGGGGGTAAAGTGGAAGGAGGGACTCCTCTATTCAGACTGAAGAAAGGAG CTGGAGCTGGTACGACTGCAGCTGCGCCTCCTCCTGCAGCAGAGCCTCCTGTGACCACCGCtgctcctcctcctcctcctcctcctgctgctgctgctgcggGGCCAATCCCCACCACAATGCCCCCTGTGCCTCCTCTGCCTGGTCAACCCATCCAGTCTAAACCAG TTTCAGCCATTAAACCCAGTGCTGCTCCTCCTTCATCTGCTCTTGATACTGAAGCTAAAGCTGCTCGATCAGAACACAGG GTGAAGATGAACCGCATGAGACTGAGGATCGCTCAGAGGCTTAAAGAAGCACAAAACACGTGTGCAATGTTAACCACCTTTAATGAAGTGGACATGAG CAACATCACAGAGATGAGGAAACAGTATAAGGATGCTTTCCTGAAGAAACATGGTGTCAAACTGGGCTTCATGTCAGCATTTGTGAAAGCGGCGGCGTACGCTCTTTCAGACCAACCTGCTGTTAATGCag TGATTGATGACACAACCAAAGAGATTGTGTACAGGGATTATGTGGACATCAGTGTGGCTGTTGCTACACCAAAG GGTCTGGTGGTTCCTGTCATCCGAGGCGTGGAGGGAATGAACTTTACAGACATTGAGAAAACTATTAATGAGTTGGGTGAGAAG GCTCGTAAGAATGAGCTGGCGGTGGAGGACATGGACGGAGGCACATTCACCATCAGCAACGGAGGTGTTTTTGGATCCATGTTTGGGACACCGATCATCAACCCTCCACAGTCTGCTATCCTGGGCATGCACGGCATTTTCGATCGGCCCGTAGCCATTAATGGGAAG GTTGAGATCAGACCTATGATGTACGTAGCTCTGACATACGACCACCGTTTGATTGACGGCAGAGAGGCGGTCACTTTCCTCAGGAAGATCAAATCAGTGGTGGAGGATCCTCGTGTGCTCTTGTTGGACATGTGA